The DNA segment GctttaatatacaaattaatatcgATTGTCTTTTTTTCTAGCCGGCAGGCTAGAAAATAagctaaattacaaatttatattgctCTTCTTAAAATTTATCACATTATTCGTTTGTAATATAGTCCAGAAATGAAATTTCCCTTTGATCATCATAAGAGGCAAACAGTgcattgaattattaattaacgacgAAAGAGGATATTTCGCATCGGTGTTAATCGAGTGATTAAACCCATAGGAAGGATTCTGACCAACTTTCTCCGGAAGCTTCTGGCATTTTAATGAAGTTCGTTTAATCCACGAATCACCAGGGAATCAAGTCTGGAAATAAATCCTCATATCTCGATCgattattcctttctttttgttcttcATCGCAGCGTGAATTATGGATGAATTCGTCGACACGattataaaaacatatatataacgattgaaatattaatttttatattcagtGACGGAAAATACGATTGCATTTCGCGAGAATTATCATCTAGTTcgaatattgtaattaaaaagCTGTTCACAATTTTGCTACGGTTTTAACATTTCGAAACCAACAACGTGTCTTTAGTCAACAATTGTATACTAAAATGTTCATTTAAAGATAAGTGtaattttcttgattttctgaCCTTAATGCCATTTTATGTCGTTTGATGTCACGATGatgaagaataatattttaatgcgACAAAGTCAGTTTGGTCCAAAAGTCCAAGAAGTGGGACTCTTAAAAACAGCTTCTAAGCTGATGAAATTTTACAGAAAGGTACGAGTGTTGATATTATGACCACAATTACTTGTAGACTGATtatgaaaatacatatttagctcaaataaaaatcaaacaaaaGGACGATTTTGCTGCAACGATGTAAAAATTGCTTTCTGAATATTCAGctgaatttttaaatcgttAACAAGATTAAAAAGACACGAGTTATCATGTTCTTTTTTGGTAATCCGTGTACTGAGGTAACAAGTTGTATCATGAGGTTTCTCGTCTAGCGGTAATTATCACCGAATAGGAATATTAAGCCAATTTATATCTGTTCGAATCGAAACTATTCACCGCTGCTATGTATATTTAGTGGATACAATGCAACGATTTAGCAAACAATGCACGTGTTACTATCGATGCAAGTTCAGATTTCTAATTTCTGCGGGTCGAATGCAACGAGCGGAGAACGATTACGATCGCCCTCGTCGATTCGGCCTGTTCGGAATTTCGTTTAATCTCCGGAATACCGCAGTAATGCGGCTACCATCGGCTATTCTGCTAATAATTGCCTTCATTAATTAAAGAGTTTCCTACCAGTTTTAAGGAAATCTAAATAAATGTCTTACTTAGGTATTCTGcgatttcaaataaatattctttgctTTTCGAGCCAATTTCTTATTCTTCCAAtctagaattataaaaataatttacgtaaaaagtatttaaaccaTCGTTCGTACTAGAACTATTTGAAAGTAAATTAATTCAGAATGGAAAGTAAATGTTCTATTGATTTCGATTGGATAAATATTCTAtccatataaatgaaatattcaatttcgtCTTGACAATTTGCTATTagactttttaattaaataaggtTAGACTTCAGTGAgtacataaattaaattatttaattagatatttaaatctttatattatattctagaaCAGGCATAGCGAACTTAAACAATAAAGGGTGAacgttaaaatttcaaagaaagaaatttacgaACCATTAAAAATCAATTAGAATTTCCAGACTAACTTTTTGAACTTTATTTTCTCCTCGAAAAAAAATGTACACCACTTGAACCTTAACTTTCGCCCTCTGTCAACCTCCTCCTTCGCTGACGATTTTTCAACCCCCCAACATCTTACCCAAAAGATAACAATTCTTGTTTAGGTCCGATCGATCAGATCGATTATTCGTCGGAATAAGTGAGAACAATAATTCGATGACGTGTAAAATTCAatcgttttatttaattgacAAAGTGTTCATAATTGGCGGCGACACGGCACGCGCTCGCCACGCTATTAAATACGTGTACTGCGATAACAAATATGTACAGTTGATGGAGTCGAAACAGtacaattagaaattaaatcatTACTCAGTTAAAACGATAATGTGGCCATATTCAGGGCCGTATTATGGAAGAACTTGTAAATCCTCAAAAATTGGATCTCGGAACCTTCGGGTCTTTAAATTTTTGACAATCGAATCTTTGATTCTTAAAGTCTCTGAGAATAGAATACACTGAATAAGTTATAGAAGCCATTTGTGAGTTACATTTTCACTCTAAATTCttattaatgtaaattattaatgtAAACTTTAATGGTTGACCAATTTTACGAGGCCACTATATCGATTCCACCAACACTGCACACGTAGAGTACGTAACAAACTAGTGATACACCTCGAGAATGATTAGGGGAGATAACGTTACTTCGTTCTCTGCATCCACTGAGGATAACCTCGTTCCTTCTCGCCTTCTTTTTTCTGTCCCTTTTTTCTTCGTCCTTTCCTTTGTCTtcgtattcctttttttttattttcattagttatTTACAAACCACTGGAATCCGTGGGTATTGGCAACTAGAAGAAACTTACGTCCTAAAACGATCACACACGCACTCGTCATTGTACACGCTTCCTCTGCGAGCAGCCATTGTACGCCGACCAAGCATGCAAGCCAGTTAGACAAGCGAACATACAGACACGAGGGGGCTCGTCTTAGAAACTGCACGTGTCCAGTTGATTGTATCCATGGGTTGAGGAACGTTGACGCAAGTCGATGGTTCCGTGGAATATAGCTGAAAATTGGAAAGGATATTGCTTTCTTAAGCTGTTCATAGGAGTTTTAAGAGGTTAGGAATGACGCAGTAGTATATATGAATTACTGACACGTTTAGGAACTGGATAAAATTGTTTCTATGATAGCAGTTTGAGAAAGTCGGTGGTTTGGTTTAGTGGAATATATCTGAAAATCGAAAAAGGAGATTAATGTATCTGTCAGAGGAATTTGATGGAAAAATAGAATTCTCGTGAAGTAGAGAAGTTAGGTTAATACTAAGGAACAAAGCGAACGACAGTGAATTTGGATGTAACAGGTGCTTAAGGAAATAGAGAATACATAATATATCAACAATCTTTTTAACAGTTAGGGTTGCGGAAGGGTAgtcaaaattaaacaaattaatattatatttttcaaatgtaatGTACCTTGAAGTTACATTATGTCAAACTCTTTGATAGTTTATCAGATATTTCACAGTTTTTAAATGATCAAAGACTAGATTAAGAGAAACTTCTTCTTGAacttaaaatattgataaatataatttgaaaagtCTGAATAAGGAACGAAGAAAGATAAGAGTTAATGATGTTTGGAATGATAATTATCGacgttataaataaagaaactgaTTCACTGCATAACTTAAACATTCtcaaagtataaaatatcaattaatgaaaatatggaTGAACGAGGAGCTGGATGGAAAGTAAATAACCGCAGCACTCTATTGGAAGCACTATAATTGCTACCCATTAAACTGaaatcataaatatattatatacaccgAACGAATAGATTGCTGGATGAAGTTCTTAAAATTATGCACAGCGAGCTTCTAAAACGGTCAACATCGAAAAATATCGGGTCGACTATACAATGTGTGTATGTTCGTTATAAAAAGTCACAAGTCTTACGAGTTCTAGCATCAGAAATCACTTTAGCTTTCTGTATTTTCGTTTCTGATACTTGAGCAAACGAACGAGTttaatcttcattttctttttctttcgagcTATTTACAAAAATGAACCGTCCTCTTTGGCGCAAAAAGCATTTCATTCATTGACGAGAAAGGGTCGCTTCGTCGATAATAAATTCCAAATGGCGAACGTCGATTTATTGGCACTAACGTTGATCAGCGGCGCTAGTGTTGCCAACTTAGTGAATAGTAAGGGGAACGTGCAGTTTCGAGACTCAACTTCTTACGTAATCGAATAGGTTGTTGGACAGACATAACTGTGTTTATACTACTTTCGATAACCTCCGGACGTCTTTTTAAATATACCAACGAGATACAAACTTTCTAGGTCCCTGTATGCATACAACCTTAATCAATGTACGCTCGAGGAGTGATTTTTCGGATGATTTAAAAATGTGAGCCATTCGCTTACCAAGTGATGATAACAATTGTTAACTTACGTGTATATTACATCAATTACGGTATAAGTACAAGAGATACAAAAGTGTCCCTCCTATTTTTCCCTTAATTTACATTTGGCAACAGGATTATTGGTCTTCTGGCTTTTCATAAAGATCCATTAACAGTTTGAAAAATCAACAAATTGAATGGCAAATAACGCAAcacagaagaaaaatgaaattaccaAAAGTACAACGGTCACCACACATCATCTCAATTTCTTGTGTTATACAATTCctacatggaaacaacacactCGCCAGTGTTTCACCTGGTAGGCCCACGGCTCACCGTATAAAATGCGGATACGTGTGGAGTACTATCAACGACGAACACAACGAACGAGATCGACGGGGAAGAGGACGCGCGTGACTGAACATGATGATGGTTTGTTTTTCGGATTGAGGGGGAAAAAAGCGATGGACGAGCTTTGAACAATTATACCGACTATTTGCTCGAAAGCCGGCCGCACGAGGACATCCCTCATAGGGATACAAACTCGTGTGGCGGTTGTATAATTcgaggtggcggcggcggcgatAATCGCAGGTCCGCGTCCGTTAGCGAGAACGCGGAACTCCCGTTGGCCGTTACGCGGGGCCCCATATTGTCGTAAGGCGAACAGAGGTCGCTGGATCGCAGCGCTCGTCGCGGCAGCGTCGCGAAGCTAGACACGCTGCTGGCCGCCGGAAGAGTCGAAGTCGTTTTGTTCACCACACCGCTAGTGCCATGAACAGGAATGTCCAAAAGATCGGGGTAACAACGATCGGAAGAATCCTGGGGCATTGACACGGAGATAAAGATGTTCCCAAAGATTCCAGCTGGTAGGACGCCACTAGTGAATTCTGGTGGGGGTGGTGGGAACATGGCGGCGCACGGTACAGCTCTCATAGCGGTCACGGAGCCACTGCTCACCTCTGGACGTAGTCTCTCTACGGTAACAGTGGCAGCGCTCATGGGGTCGCAAATGGACCCTCTCTCTGCCAGTTCCAGGTCACCCGTGCTACAAGCTTCCACTATACTGCCGTGACCACTGCCTCGATCGTTGCTATTTCCAGGTGTCGTGGTAGTCACAGACAGATCCAGAAGCTTCTTCTCCTGGTCACCAAAACTAGTGCTCCCCTGAAGCTTCACCTTTTCTCGAGCACGCTGTCGTCGAGTACCACCACACACGCACAAAGCCAACAGAACCGCAGAAATGGAAACACACAACGCAGCAGCTCCCCCACCGGCCAAAGTCACCCAGAGCAACCAGTTATCGCTCTGGGAGAGTGTGGGTGCCGTGTACACCCGCGGAATAGCAACACTGACGGTATCCCTGGCCAGACCGGCGATATTTTTGGCAAAACAAGAGTATTCTCCGGCGTCACCATCACTGGCGTTGTAGACGGTCAAGTTGTTCCACCTATCGGTGAGTCTACTGGACGATGGGACTCGCTCATTGTAGGCCATATCGACGTCAGATGTCGCGTAGGCCACGTAGGTTCCCGAATAAGTCTGTTCGGTTAATTTGGTCGCGTTTACTGGACCTCCATTTAATTGCCACCAAACTTCAGGCTCTGGATCCCCCGTGGCTAGGCAGGCCAGGCTCAGGTTTCCATTAGTCTCTTCCTGAATACTACTGGCCAACACGAACACTTCAGGCTCACAGGCGAATTCTGCTGGCTTCACATCTTCCCACTTGCGACCTTCCAATCTCATCGGCGACGAACACACTTGAGGTACGGAGTACAGTTTGCTAGGTCTGCTAGGGATCAGCCAGATTCGGAAGTCTCTAAGTCTGCAATCGCAACTCCACTGGTTACCATCCAGTGTTAGAGTTTTCAAACGTGGCAAACTTGATATTACCGATACATCCAGATACTCCAATTCGTTGTGGTCTAACCTCAATGACTCTAGACCGGTCAGATGGACAAATGCTTCTCCATGAATCTCGGATAAGGAGCATCTCTGCAATTCCAAGTTCCTCAGATGTTGCAGAATCGGGAACTGGTGGCTTCTCAGCTTTCCCAATGGATTTCCGCTTAAGATCAGGATCCTCAGTCTTTCGTTGCCCAGAAAAGTGTCTGGTTCCAGCATCTCCACGTGATTATCGGAGAGATCGATTTCTACTAAGATCCTCATGTCTCTGAATGAGTCTGCGTGGATTTTATAAATTCCAGCGTTCCTCAGGAAGACCCTCTGCAGATTCACTAGGCCGGAACGTTTAAAGATCTCTGACTGCAACGCGGGAATTTTGTTTCCAGACAGGTCGAGGACCTGCATGTCAGGGTCCAAATTGGCGGGGAGCGAAGTTAGGCTAGCATTGTAGCATAAGGCGGATTTTTTGCCGGATGTCCACTTGCAACGGCACGTAGCAGGACAGTCGGTCCAGTCCGGAAACGCGACCGCTTTAGAGAGCAACGCGAATGTGCTGAGCAGAATGAAGAGGGCCAGCAGAATGCGCCCTCGCAGAGGGTGGTGCATTGCCCCTATCATGCCACTGTCCGTTTCTCTTTGGCTACTGCTAGTCGTCCCTGTGGATCCTTCCTTCGTCTATTAGAGATCTGAAAACAGAaaagattttatgaaaaattggtTCAACCATGATTTTTTTGGGGTTAATCACCTATCCCTCTGTACATTAGGAAACATTTTAGTTTTGTATAAGACATGATAATTGAAAAACATATTTCTGACATTTCTAACAATTATTACTTCAATTAATTATAACATTTTGACAGATACAGATCAATCTTTTTGTACTATTATGCTCTTACTAGTACAGCTTTAGTTAAGACCAATATTTTTAACCAGATCACTTATTAACCAATATGATTCTAAAAGTTATAGTATAAGTAGAGCACAATGGAACCGAAAGACA comes from the Bombus terrestris chromosome 8, iyBomTerr1.2, whole genome shotgun sequence genome and includes:
- the LOC100650406 gene encoding leucine-rich repeat and immunoglobulin-like domain-containing nogo receptor-interacting protein 1 isoform X2 — encoded protein: MIGAMHHPLRGRILLALFILLSTFALLSKAVAFPDWTDCPATCRCKWTSGKKSALCYNASLTSLPANLDPDMQVLDLSGNKIPALQSEIFKRSGLVNLQRVFLRNAGIYKIHADSFRDMRILVEIDLSDNHVEMLEPDTFLGNERLRILILSGNPLGKLRSHQFPILQHLRNLELQRCSLSEIHGEAFVHLTGLESLRLDHNELEYLDVSVISSLPRLKTLTLDGNQWSCDCRLRDFRIWLIPSRPSKLYSVPQVCSSPMRLEGRKWEDVKPAEFACEPEVFVLASSIQEETNGNLSLACLATGDPEPEVWWQLNGGPVNATKLTEQTYSGTYVAYATSDVDMAYNERVPSSSRLTDRWNNLTVYNASDGDAGEYSCFAKNIAGLARDTVSVAIPRVYTAPTLSQSDNWLLWVTLAGGGAAALCVSISAVLLALCVCGGTRRQRAREKVKLQGSTSFGDQEKKLLDLSVTTTTPGNSNDRGSGHGSIVEACSTGDLELAERGSICDPMSAATVTVERLRPELYSTEPSTCVNVPQPMDTINWTRAVSKTSPLVSVCSLV
- the LOC100650406 gene encoding leucine-rich repeat-containing protein 24 isoform X1 → MIGAMHHPLRGRILLALFILLSTFALLSKAVAFPDWTDCPATCRCKWTSGKKSALCYNASLTSLPANLDPDMQVLDLSGNKIPALQSEIFKRSGLVNLQRVFLRNAGIYKIHADSFRDMRILVEIDLSDNHVEMLEPDTFLGNERLRILILSGNPLGKLRSHQFPILQHLRNLELQRCSLSEIHGEAFVHLTGLESLRLDHNELEYLDVSVISSLPRLKTLTLDGNQWSCDCRLRDFRIWLIPSRPSKLYSVPQVCSSPMRLEGRKWEDVKPAEFACEPEVFVLASSIQEETNGNLSLACLATGDPEPEVWWQLNGGPVNATKLTEQTYSGTYVAYATSDVDMAYNERVPSSSRLTDRWNNLTVYNASDGDAGEYSCFAKNIAGLARDTVSVAIPRVYTAPTLSQSDNWLLWVTLAGGGAAALCVSISAVLLALCVCGGTRRQRAREKVKLQGSTSFGDQEKKLLDLSVTTTTPGNSNDRGSGHGSIVEACSTGDLELAERGSICDPMSAATVTVERLRPEVSSGSVTAMRAVPCAAMFPPPPPEFTSGVLPAGIFGNIFISVSMPQDSSDRCYPDLLDIPVHGTSGVVNKTTSTLPAASSVSSFATLPRRALRSSDLCSPYDNMGPRVTANGSSAFSLTDADLRLSPPPPPRIIQPPHEFVSL